In Salinigranum marinum, one DNA window encodes the following:
- a CDS encoding DUF7576 family protein encodes MVDPTSDLDEDVDESNAPACVVCGEKLIRDPAHHVVTWVADGSIQVRHFCSEDCRGAWDDSERS; translated from the coding sequence ATGGTAGACCCGACCTCCGACCTCGACGAGGACGTCGACGAGAGCAACGCCCCGGCGTGTGTGGTCTGCGGCGAGAAGTTGATCCGCGATCCGGCCCACCACGTCGTCACCTGGGTCGCCGACGGATCGATTCAGGTGCGGCACTTCTGTAGCGAGGACTGTCGCGGCGCGTGGGACGACAGCGAGCGTTCTTGA
- a CDS encoding ATP-dependent DNA helicase, producing the protein MQWEEVFGHDSPYPEQVDGIETAIETARRGGFTVLEGACGTGKTMLALTAGIDLVRDPDTDYERVVVLTSVKQQLRQFESDLDAINENLPDEWRPVSGLTLVGKADVCPYARERTGGVDPTNVYERCEGLRERTRNLAGENGPATTNALVQEARRAQTGLADSGADGVRYLETAAEPTPYLPETPEFDGTEFCPFYAGYLEDLPEDGDPVEAVPFAFDDRGLVDTETLVGLAASRGSCPHSVMGALLPEMEVVIGNYYHAFDPTTAATFTGALLDESTFVVCDEAHMLEPRVRDLVSDGVGDATLRDAATELNRIVTPLEFDDAGHETEGAELVRAGFADADVTLDEVRAVRDAIEALREEIDRRVRAYLDRERPDWRASLADAPETFDDHELPLRDPTATDEDELTRWAREAGHLDAWTRAEAVGAVVARVLDELDDEDRSRAVTAAGHALTAWRSLDHGNYFREIELERTWDEGSREWRRGYNARLALHNCLPGDAIADRLGEFGGGVLMSATLEPTAVFRQVTGLDALSAAGRPVVERTYGLGFPEQHRASFAVDAPKYTYENRGSVGSNSETREVYVDAVCEVARSPGNVLVGMPNYAEARWLAERLHDRIDKTVLLDESSDDTATESLKSEFFAGPGKVLVTSLRGTLTEGVDYRGDRLAAAVVCGVPIVDTSSPRTKAVRAAYDRAFGDGFRTALLVPAVRKARQALGRVIRGADERGVRVLVDERYARESWDSVRGFLPPSEREEFRPVSADMLSLALDRFW; encoded by the coding sequence CGTGCTCGAAGGCGCGTGCGGGACGGGCAAGACGATGCTCGCCCTGACAGCGGGGATCGACCTCGTCCGGGACCCCGACACCGACTACGAGCGCGTCGTCGTGCTGACGAGCGTCAAACAGCAACTCCGCCAGTTCGAGTCCGACCTCGACGCGATCAACGAGAACCTCCCCGACGAGTGGCGCCCCGTCTCGGGGCTGACGCTCGTCGGCAAGGCCGACGTCTGTCCGTACGCACGCGAGCGCACCGGCGGGGTCGACCCGACGAACGTGTACGAGCGGTGTGAGGGGCTCCGCGAGCGGACCCGCAACCTCGCCGGTGAGAACGGTCCCGCCACCACGAACGCGCTCGTCCAGGAGGCTCGACGGGCACAGACCGGACTCGCCGACTCCGGGGCCGACGGCGTGCGATACCTCGAAACCGCCGCGGAGCCGACGCCGTATCTCCCCGAGACGCCCGAGTTCGACGGGACGGAGTTCTGTCCCTTCTACGCGGGCTACCTCGAAGATCTCCCCGAGGACGGCGATCCCGTCGAGGCCGTCCCGTTCGCGTTCGACGACCGGGGGCTCGTCGACACCGAGACACTCGTGGGTCTCGCGGCCTCACGCGGCTCCTGTCCCCACTCCGTGATGGGCGCGCTCCTCCCCGAGATGGAGGTCGTCATCGGCAACTACTACCACGCCTTCGACCCCACGACGGCCGCGACGTTCACGGGTGCGCTCTTGGACGAGTCGACGTTCGTCGTCTGCGACGAGGCGCACATGCTCGAACCACGGGTCAGGGATCTCGTGAGCGACGGCGTCGGCGACGCGACGCTCCGGGACGCCGCCACGGAGCTGAACCGGATCGTCACGCCCTTGGAGTTCGACGACGCGGGCCACGAGACCGAGGGGGCCGAACTTGTCCGGGCGGGGTTCGCCGACGCGGACGTCACTCTCGACGAGGTCCGCGCCGTCCGGGACGCGATCGAGGCACTCCGGGAGGAGATCGACCGACGCGTCCGTGCCTACCTCGATCGCGAACGCCCGGACTGGCGCGCGTCGCTCGCCGACGCGCCCGAGACGTTCGACGACCACGAGCTCCCTCTCAGAGACCCCACTGCGACCGATGAGGACGAACTTACCCGGTGGGCGCGCGAGGCGGGCCACCTCGACGCGTGGACCCGCGCCGAGGCCGTCGGGGCAGTGGTCGCTCGCGTCCTCGACGAACTCGACGACGAGGACCGCTCTCGGGCAGTGACGGCCGCCGGCCACGCCCTCACCGCCTGGCGCTCGCTCGACCACGGGAACTACTTCCGCGAGATCGAACTCGAACGGACGTGGGACGAGGGGTCGAGAGAGTGGCGTCGCGGCTACAACGCCCGCCTCGCGCTCCACAACTGCCTCCCCGGAGACGCGATCGCCGACCGCCTCGGGGAGTTCGGCGGCGGCGTGTTGATGAGCGCGACGCTCGAACCGACGGCCGTCTTCCGGCAGGTGACGGGGCTCGACGCGCTCTCGGCCGCGGGCCGACCGGTCGTCGAGCGGACCTACGGGCTCGGCTTCCCCGAGCAACACCGTGCGAGCTTCGCCGTCGACGCGCCGAAGTACACCTACGAGAACCGCGGCTCGGTGGGATCGAACTCCGAGACGCGGGAGGTGTACGTCGACGCCGTCTGCGAAGTCGCACGCTCACCCGGAAACGTCCTCGTCGGGATGCCGAACTACGCCGAAGCGCGCTGGCTGGCCGAGCGCCTCCACGACCGGATCGACAAGACCGTCCTGCTCGACGAGTCGTCGGACGACACCGCCACCGAGTCGTTGAAAAGCGAGTTCTTCGCCGGCCCCGGCAAGGTGCTGGTGACGAGCCTCCGCGGAACCCTGACCGAGGGCGTCGACTACCGCGGCGACCGCCTCGCCGCGGCCGTCGTCTGTGGCGTCCCGATCGTCGACACGTCGAGCCCGCGAACGAAGGCCGTGCGGGCGGCGTACGATCGGGCGTTCGGCGACGGCTTCCGGACCGCACTGCTCGTCCCCGCGGTCCGGAAGGCCAGACAGGCACTGGGGCGAGTGATCCGGGGGGCCGACGAGCGCGGTGTCCGCGTCCTGGTCGACGAACGCTACGCGCGGGAGAGCTGGGACAGCGTTCGCGGCTTCCTCCCGCCGTCCGAACGCGAGGAGTTCCGGCCGGTCAGCGCCGATATGCTCTCGCTCGCCCTCGATCGGTTCTGGTGA